The sequence TCAAAAGCACAGTTTTCTGAAAAGTTGTGTCACGTGTTGCTCAGCCtagaaatgttctgaaaaatccCATTATTGGGTGAATAATCACCCCCTAAATCATCTGAGTAGGAAGGAGAGGCTGGCAAGAGACCCCATGCAAACTTCACCTGGATCCCCATTCAGGAAAAACTAAGACCCATCCCTGAGGCTCACCGTGTCCGAGGCAGCAGGAGAGTGAGGGCATTCCAGCAGGCGGGTGGGCGTGCCAGCCCAGGGAGCATAAGGCATGATAAAGGAGGCTGTCAGCCTTTGTATGGGAGACCTTTGAAGTCACTGGGAATGAAAGAAGGCCTCCCTGGACCATTCACCCAATAATGGGGTTTGTAAGAAAATTTCTAGGCTGAGCAACACGTGACACAACTTTTCAGAAAACTATACTTCGGATGGAGTGAGAACCACCTACAGGGTAGTGTTTTGAGTTCCGTCTCTAGTGTCAGATCGCCTTACACTCCGCCCTGGAGGACAGGGTGGGCTTAGATGACCTGATTTTCCTGGGCATCAAGAGCAAGGAAGCTCAGGGGCAGGAAATCAGCCCAGGTTCTAGAAGGGCGCCCTCTGCATAAATGCCTTGTGTGACATACCGTGACATTGGTGATGAGCGGCTGGGAGGCGTAGGTCAGCACCGAGGAGGGCCCCACGACCGTGTAGCTGGGGCACACAGGCTGCACATACATGTCAGCCGAGTAGGGGCAGCTGACAGCCTCGTGGGACACGTACTCGGTGTAGGGCGTCCAcggggccaggggctggagggcggCCGGGGCGGGCTGGGAGAGCCAGCCCGCGCACAGGGGCCCCTCCTCCGTCACTGTGGAGGCAGAGACCTCCATGTCAAGGCAGGAAGGACCTGTGGGAAGGAGGAGGTTACAGAGCTGCCCGTGACACCCagaccaggggctgggaggaggccgGGGCCGTGGGGAGCTCTTACCCACTGCGGTGTAGGTCGCCAGGGGCTGGTGGGGCAGCATCAcctagaggggggaaggaggATGGGGCGCAGGGTTCAGCCACCTCTAGCAAGCTGTCTGCAGGAAGCTCGTCCAGAGGGTCCCAGGGCAACAGAGGAGGCGGATGGAGGGCAAGAACCCCCCTCGTCAGAACAAGCACCTGCCCCACGACCCAACCAGCACCACGTATACTTTCCAGGGGACGGGTGTTTTCCTTGAGCAAGAATGCTGTGCACTTAGGTAACAGGTCTCACCCTGTGCTAGGGGGACCCTCAAATCCTATCAGGACGTGTGAGAGCACTGCTGCCCAAGTGGGATTCCTCACCCCACTTCAAGTGACTCAACTTCTTCTGCCCTGGGCCCAATCTCCAGCAGCCACACCTCTGCGACGTGTGGTCCTCATACCCTCACTGAGGATCCCATGGAGCATGGACATACACCCCGCCTGGCCCCCTTGGCCCACGCCCCACCccctacacacagacacacacacacacagacacacacagacacagacacacacagacacacacacacactccgatCACAGCGGCCCCCTCACCGCAGTTGGCGTCACCGACACCGCAGTCGGCGTCACCGACGTCGCGCTGCTGGCATGGCCCCGCTTCCTCCGCAGCAGCTCCTTCACCGGCTCCTTCACGCGCACGCCCTGGTACGGCCGGGGTGGGGCCGGGGTTTGCTCTGGAGCTGTGGCTGCAAAGACAGCATCACTGGTACTCGTCTCCCTGTGCAGACAGACCCCAGCCCAAGGTGCCCGCTCTCCTCCAGGGTCTGCCTGCTCACCTAAGCTGTGCTTGAAGGTGCGGGACCACACGTGACTTCCTAGGACATTCCTCCCAGGGTTAGCACCCCTCCTGCCCCAAACCTTCTAGGCTCCCCTCCATCCAGACGATTCAGGCTCAAGCACCACAGCATGATCTCAATCCAATTCCCCAAACTTTTTGTACACTAAACACCACGTGGAGCCTGTCGGACCAGAAGCTCTGTCTAGATTCCTCCTCTCCACCTTCTGTGAAGGTCTCTCCTCCTCATCTCTACCAGCGATCTCCCAGGGTCAGAAGTTCCTCTCACTTTTCTCAACCTCTTgagattcttcctgacccaagaatgcTACTACGACCCTCCTAGCTGACCACCGGGACCCACAGACTTTGCATCATCCTACAACCTCTTCAACAGTTCCAGACAGGTTAGAATTCATCatagggggcagcagaggatggcgTAAGAGCAGGGACTCTGAGTCAGAAGCCACTGGCCTCAAAACTTGCCTCTgacactttctagctgtgtgatcctgggtgAGTCACAGGCacatctctctgtgcctctcaACTGGCAATTTCTTATCAAAGGAGCATCGTAAGGAGTCCCTGACACAGTAAATGGGAAGCCAtaacacaggcttcccaggtgtcacaggagacacaagagatgcaggttcaattcccaggtcaggaaggtgccctggagaaggaaatggcaaccccctccagtattctcgcctggaaaactccatggacagaggagcctggcaggttatatagtccatggggctgcaaagagtcagacacgactgagtgagcacacacacacacacacacacacacacacacacacacacacacacacacacagagtacatgCTTAGTATAAAATCAGAGACAGaattaggggctttcctggtggctcaaatggttaagaatctgcctgcaatgcaggagacccaggttcgatcccagggtcgggaagaagccctggagaagggaatggcaacctacttcagtattcttgcctggagagttctatggtcagaggagcctgggtaggctacagcccatggtgtcacaaagagctggatgtgactgagcaactgaacactttcactttcacagagttCAAATACAAGCATTCAAATAAATCTGTAGTCTGATATGTAATAATTAGTAATTCCTTTTTTGCTATAAATTTCTTATGCCCCTAGCTAGACTATAAACTTCCCAAGGTGAAATAGTATACCTTATTTCTCTATATCTTCCCAAGTAGCATGTCCATGATAAACTTAACAAGTTATTGATTGATTAATTGGTTGGATGGTTTCTTAAAATGTGCTGCCAACTCATTTTTCCTTCAGCTTTCCTGGACATTTAGAATGGGCTGCAGTGCGTGCTACCCAGGTTTTCTGTGACCCCAGGACAAATAACCAATGGTGACCCAGATGCCTGGGGCCAGAGAGCGTCCAGCTTCATTTCTCAGAGAAGGTTCCCTCTGCCTTTTGTCATCAAGGCCAGGAAACTGAAGCACCACGGGCTGGAACACAGGGCTTTCCCTGACCAGGAGAGCAAGTCCAAAGCAGCCACTGCTGGGTAGGACAGTCTGCCCTcccagagggaagcctggtgcctTGGACCCCTGGAGGGCAGACCTGGGTCAGCCCAGAAAGGCAAGTAGCACGGGGCCTTCAGCTCACATGGTATCACTGATAACGGCCTGAATCAAAAGCCCGGAAGCCCAGATATCTATTAAACCCGGATCCACAGCGCTGCCCTAACCGAACTTTGCTCAGTAAATACCCAGCTGATAACACCCCAAACCTGACCAGCACCAGACCTCCATCCCGGCTCCAATCGCACACATGGCCGGGCCTGGAAGCCCTGGCAGAGAAGCAGGGGGAAGAGGGAAGAGATGTGCAAGAGCCGCAGGATTACATGAGTCAGAGGACCCCAGACTCAGATACATTCACAGGGGCTTCCGAACCTGGCCAAGTAAGCTGAAGTGACTGGGGAGTGATACAAAAGACAGATACCCAGACCCTGCTCCCGAACAGTCTGATTCTGGGCGTTTGATGTGGGCTTACAAaatctgtatttataaatatCCCTCAGGTGATTCTGAAGCTCTGCTGGGATTAGAATCCCTTCTAATTCATCCTTAATCTCCCTTTAACATCCCAGAAGAGATTAATTATCTTCTTTCTAACATCCCCTGTCATAACAAGGGATCCTTACTGATATTCActtattctttcaaatatttctggGTGCTGAGAATACAGCACTGAACAAGATAGATGTGGCCACTGCCCACATGCATCTTGCAGTCTAGTGGGACAGATGAATGATAAAGCAGTTACAACTTGTGAAATTCAGGTTGAAGCAGGAGTGTATAGCAGAGAAAGCCAGCCTAGGACCTGCGCCCTGGGACCCCTGTGCACCATCATCTTTGTTTAAGCAGCAGTGACAAAGGACTTTAGAGCCTAAGATACCTGGgctattagtttcaggtggaaagGTCTCAGTTGATTTACATAccgagcctcaatttcctcatctgtagaatggggctAATAGTTCCTGTCATACACGGTTCTTGTGAGGATTAACTGAAACAATACATAGGAAGCTTCCAAAGCCATGTCCAGCATGTGGTCAACATTCAACACATGTTATTAtccttcctcttccccacccACATCCATTTTCCTCTAGAGAGTGCTGTCAGAAAGCTCTTGCTCCTACTTGACCTGCCTCATGGTGACAAGCAGCATTTTCCTTTGTGTTACCTTCTAATTAAACTCACAATTCATGATCCATTTAAAGCTTTCTCATGGGCAGAATGAGGATCACAATGGTTTGTATTTGGTAAGGTAATTTGAGAATTACATGTAAATGCTTAGAATAGAGCTTACACTGAGAAAGCATTAAATAAATGTGAGCTAATATCATCATTGATATTTGTAGCTGGGTCCCCTCCCAGCAACTGAAGACAGATCCCAGGTGCCCTATAGAGTCGGAACAAACATTCCATTCCttcagctatttctttttttggattccaAGAAAGAGTGAGAACATTAGAATAATTTAATGCAAACTAAATTAACACAGCAAGAAGTGGGGAAAATAATACAGATAGCATCAGGCACTGgctggtgattttttaaaaatagccaaattttattattaatatttgaattaCCATATGTTGATTGTGATTTCCTCCCATAGTATCAAGCATCagtgtataaataaaaattaaacctaGGTTTGCAAAGAGCCTGGGGTTAAGACGGCCATAAAAAGCCACTGTGAACCCATGTTCTGATCGCCTTTGTGCTTCTCAGTGATCAACAACTCACTGAGGACAGGGCTCATGAATTTTAACCTCTCTCTGAAGTGCTTCAGGATGTAGTAAAATAGGAATATTGTTCATGTTTGTCCCCTCTGGACAGAGctagtttgtttctgtttgtagTTAGTGAGGACCTCTACAACTGATTAAGAATGATTCCCATGCTGTTTCCTTCAGCTACTTCTTAATGACGTGTTTGAGTCCCTCTAACCTTCCTTCTGTCCGCATCCCTCCAGCACAAGTTCTGCCACTTCCCCTTATGAAGGTGCCAGCGGTGACCGCAGGCCCCAGGTGTGGCCTGACacggtgggggttgggggggcctGCCCTCGCGCACTCTGGTCTCCCATTCTCAGGGTTCCCCACAGCTCCAGCAGATTGGTTCACGCCCATATCACTCCACCTACACTGGTCTCTGGTTGAGTTTCTAGCTATTCTTAGGCAGACCGTGCGGCCTGAGACCTTGTGCACTCAGGAGAAACTTGAGGGATAGAGTTATTTGGGGATCTGAGCACGGTGGTCACACTTCATTCAGCTGGGGCACAAGAAAGGCAtgatccccccacacacacacctcagagAGGTGTACGGTTCAGCCCCCACTGATCTGCTGATACACTTCTGGGGAAGGGCCAGGGGGACTCCGGACCCCACTGCCTCCCCGGAAGTGGACACGGGGACCGCCAGGCTGCAAAGCAGCCACCTGGGCACTTCCCGCTTCCTGGCAAGTGAGAACTTCCTGCCTCCTGTTGGTTTTGAATCAATGAACAAAGAGGGCTCGGGGAGCTGCTGTGAGCAGAGGTCATCACACTCTGAGGTCTGGACTTCCTCGGAACCCAGTGTCAACAGGTGTGCCTTGGAACAACTATCATCTGGAGAGAAGTTTCGAGGTCCCCACCTCTTCctactgcagtcatgaaactcCCACAGCTCCCAAGGACCTCCTGGCCCACAATTCCCACAGGACCCCAGTGGCCCAAGTGTATTTGCAAGGTGGAAAACCTGCAGTTGGCATCTTTCACACCAACCTTTGTGAAGCAGCAATAACCATCTATAATTCCACAGTAAACTCTGGACTCCCTACTGCCACTAACATGAGAAATGAGCCCACAAACAGAAATTTGGAAGAGGAAAATAAGTTTGTCTGAAGTCATGATTGCTTTGCCTTGGGTCTTCTGGGTCCCTCaataaaataactaaagaaaattttaagattatCAAAATAATTTCCTCAGATAATAATACTAAATAAAGGAAGAGCCAAGGAACACAAAACTGGAGATCAAAATAACACACAAGCAGAGATGAAAGTCCAATTTCCCAAAGCAGAGTTGACCAGAGATTTTCACAGCCCCCAATCGAATTGCAGATACAGGTAACAGTCTCTCAAAACCTAAGTTTTCTCACCATTTATCCTGTGGTTTGAAGACCCTTTACGTCTCTTGGGGGTATCCACGTGTCCAGCACTGAGAAAACTCTTTCCACCTAAACACAAGCCTCTTGACTCTCATGGGGACTCTCCAGTTTTAGTCTGAGAAGTTCAGTCATATTATCTTTCCACCACTGCAAGTCAGTCGGCAATGTTGtttgggagaaaaacaaaactcatttaCAGAAAAACCTATGAATTTGGCCCCACTGAGGGCTTCCCTTTTCCAAAATGAGCAACAAAAAAATCTGAAGGTATAAAAAGTCAGCAGAGGCTATTTCAGTTCCCCCTGCCACACACCCGGACATGCTCCACATCACAAAAATAAGAGTCCTGCAGCTGCTGTTCCACTGGAAAGCACAGACCATGACAGAGTCGAGCCCAAGGGTCACCTGAGAGAGCACTCTGGCTACATGTGGGCCCGGGCTTGCTTTGCACCAAGCTTCGGGAACATAGGATTCTGCTGATTTAAATAAACAGGGCCCTCGGTTCCTTGATGAGGTATGATAAACATCACCAAGGAAACATGCAAAATCGCCAGCACTTGTTTATTTAATGACCCCATGCAAACCATGTTCACACCACAGTAAGAAAGCTACAACTAAAAAGGTAGGTCCCAGTGAAGCCAACACCCAGGCATCTCCTCGGGGCAGCTTTAAGAGAGCCCTCTTCAGGCAGAAGGTACCTAGAACAGCCCCCAAGATATTCTTGAAAGAACGCTCTTCTCCCAGCCATTGTCCGGTCACAGATCTCCCATGAGCCAGCAGGGCCAGGCCATGCGCTGAACCCCAGTCGGGACCACTGCCCTAAGGGATTCAGGGTGAGCCTACACTTCCATCATCAGGGGACCAGGAAGGGGAACCCATCCCACCCATCTTGACAATCTCTCGTTGACAGTGCTTCCCATTTACAACTGACTGGTTGAAACTTGAGGATGCAGCCACATGAGACCATTTTGAAAGACAAAACTTTTCTGGCCCAGAAGGACACATAACCCAGTATTGATCACTCCAAAATAACCACAGTACATATTACTCTCCTTTGCTGATgaacttttagaaatatttcaaaaactaaaaaaagaccCACTAAGGAGAAATtcaataattttttcctttatatcaaaaccaaaaccaaataatTGAACAATAGGCATTCAAGGCATTCAAAGCCTAGGGCTAACCTAGCTTCTAACTAAAAACAAAGTCTTAAAAGTTGCTGACACTTTGCACTTTAATGAAAAGAAGCTTATTTGTGTTCTTGACCTAAGATAGTTGAGGACTCCGGGGAAAGCTTAACTCAATTCAGCTAAAGGATTATTCATATCCTTAAATGAACACTACTGCAAGTGTTGCTGGTGAAGGTCtgagtcatatttttaaatttgttctttgCATTCACGGACAatggctgattttttttcctaactggAAGAAAGAACTTGGGCTTTGGCCAAAGATTGGACTTGACACGCTATAGAATGGTTTTCCCACCCACTTTACACTAGATtgtagtttacttttttttttttaacatcggCCAATaaagagatcccacatgcatgtAAATGTAGGTTTTCTATTCACTAATGTCTGGACTGAGAAAGACCCTGCAGCCAGGAATTAGCAACATGTCACTCACATACTTTAGCAATCTACATAACAGGGccaaggagaaacagacagaTGGACAACAAAGGTGGCTTTAAAGGTGTACACAAGATGCAGGACAGTGAACCCTCAGTTGAATTAGGATTTGATGTTGCTTGAAGGCTGCTGGTAAGCCAAACAGGAGTGAGTCTTCATGTGTAGACTAGGGTGTCTCCATCAGGAGATCTCAAATATGGAAGCTGAGCCCATGTTCTCTGGTCCAGTTGCAGAAGGGAAGGGAACGGTTGGTATTCCCACCACTCCCCCCCAAAACCTCCTGTGTCCCCATTCTAAGAGGCATATTCCCATCAGCCCCCACAGAGCTCACTGAGCAACCATAGGTAATGGAGAACGCATAAGGAGGTCCACGGTCACTTAGGACTTCCCCTGACCTGGCCAGGCCTAAAGGACCCAAAGGAAACACCCTGATAAAAGGAGCCAAGGACGCTCCTAAGGGACACTTAGGATGACTGTAGAGTCCCAGATCCAAGGGGTCTAGAGGCCAAGTAATCTCTATTTAAAGGAAGCTAAATTCAGCACTGAATGGACACACCCAGGGTGATTAGACCCCTCCcaaattcccaggtggtgctagtggtaaagaacctgcctgccaatgcaggagacttaagggacacaggttcagtccctgggttgagaggatcccctggaggagagcatggcaacccacttcagtactgttgcctgaagaatcccatagacagaggaggctggcaggctacagtccatagcgtcgcagagttaagacatgactgaagtgacttagcacacccaCACCTGAATTATGTTAAGCTTAAGTAGAGAGCCCTTTACCCAGAGCCCCTTCTCATTCACCAAGCTCCTGTCTGAACATTCCACTCTGCAGCCTCAGAATTCCCTGAATTGTCCCAAAAGTTCTGGATGAGCCACCCATGACCTTGGGTGGAGTTAGCCATGTGACCTCTAGTGTCAGAACCTTCTGACTCTTTCCTCAAAGGCTCTACTGCTGAGGTGTCCCTCCCCAAGAATGCTCAGCATCGCTCACCCAGCCGTCCACCCTCCTCCAATCCTCCTGCAGAACAAGTAGAGCATGGAAGGCTCTTGGATTCTGCTCCCAACTCCCAGAGACAGTGTCAGTGTGAGGCCTTTGTTTTTGGAGACTCGGGTATGTTGAGTGCAGGACTTCCAAAGGTCTGTGTGTTTCCTGCTTACGATCTTAACTCCCAAGAGCTCAAAATCACTACTCTCACCTTTGCATGATGTCCTGTGGCTCACAGAGAATTTGACACAAATGCTTTCACCACTACTTCTGAAATAGACAAAGTCTTCCTCTCACCCTCTTTTTCACGGATGAGGAAAGTGATGCTCAGAGACATTCAATGACTTGCCCAGGGACTGCACTTGTAAAGAGCAGTGTCATCAACTAAACCCAGGACCTCTGATTCCAAGTGCAGTCCACTTCTGCCTCACATTCTGCCTCCCCAGACCAGGGCAAATCTCATTTATTCCTCTGGGCGACACTGAGGTCGGTGTCAAATGGTCCCCTGCTCAGTTCTAACCTTCCTCCCTCCAGGCTGGGAGTCTGGGCCTGCACCACTCCCTCGACTGCCAATTCCCGCAAGAAACGACATctcccagctgaggagggagagcgAAGTCCATGAGAAGCTTACCGGCAGTCTGCTCACATGAGGAGTGGCGAGAACTGAGACCCACACAATTCCCCgcaaagttttatttttggtatttttgaCTGAAATGACAGCGGATAGGTTCACCTGAGAAACCAGCTGCATCTGCCCGCCTTTTACAGAAACTGGGGTCACCAGAGCAGAAAGGGCTCCCATCTCACATACCGTGTCTCGGGGTTCCAAGGAGACCCTGGTAGAGCGCTCTTTAAACAGGGCAAAGCAAACCACGTCCTTGCCATCATGGAGCTTACCATCTAGGCCGGTAGAGTATGTAGACTTAATCAGATCATAGCACAAGCAAACCTAGAATTACAAACTGGGACAGAGATGCATCTGCCTCACAGTTGAAGTGTTCTGGGCTTGTTTGGCTCATTTTCACCTCAAGTTGGTTCAGTCAGGCTTGAACGAGCAGCAAGTTGGGGGCCCCTGTCTCCAGGGGCTGTATGAAGAGGAGAGTGTCTGAGCATAACTGTTCTGTCTCCAGTGCAATGAGACAGTTCTGGGGTTGGGCTCAGCCCACACCATGCATGGAAGCCTAACCCCAGATAGAACAAAGTAGCCCCAGACATTCAGGACCCTTCCTCAGCCTAGCGACCCTGGACAAACCCCAAAAATGTTTCACTTATCCTGTCCTGGTAGATCAGTCCCCTAGGGGAAGACCCAGACCTAGAAACTCAGATTCCAAGATGGAAATAAGCTGGCTTCAGGAGTTCTAGAGAGTCTCAGATCTAACTTTCTGACTCCTATC comes from Cervus elaphus chromosome 1, mCerEla1.1, whole genome shotgun sequence and encodes:
- the POU2AF1 gene encoding POU domain class 2-associating factor 1; translation: MLWQKPTAPEQTPAPPRPYQGVRVKEPVKELLRRKRGHASSATSVTPTAVSVTPTAVMLPHQPLATYTAVGPSCLDMEVSASTVTEEGPLCAGWLSQPAPAALQPLAPWTPYTEYVSHEAVSCPYSADMYVQPVCPSYTVVGPSSVLTYASQPLITNVTTRSAAAPTVGPPLEGPEHQAPLTYFPWPQPLSTLPTSTLQYQPPAPALPGPQFVQLPISIPEPVLPDAEDPRRAIGSLTIDKLLLEEEDSDTYALNHTLSVEGF